A single Lolium perenne isolate Kyuss_39 chromosome 6, Kyuss_2.0, whole genome shotgun sequence DNA region contains:
- the LOC127305389 gene encoding protein PHOSPHATE STARVATION RESPONSE 2 isoform X1: MNQFGNGEVPWYLSSDINVVPAVSEVTAPKFPEYRTFYIEKDMCGNSITSYNTFWAANGVLQSTSNFTSDPCINNGLPTGKLSPESHITAMHGCDTSLTSVHSSHKGNPGYLRMFYPKVSEEISWGEKPLPGVFDYPASIDVSDQRNIIVSQQTQDINTVDHDTHLAHQNEWFSSGSSGQFFENSGSGGSVLMAVDATSTTPSNHAYFHEQNNISSPFNMDELSSDKSPSSDTAPTKSRMRWTPELHERFVDAVNKLGGSGKATPKAVQKVMKVEGLTIYHVKSHLQKYRTVRHQSESSDAGTSTERSSHMDEVCSQSSKAMEACEGLRIQIGLQKQLHEQLEVQRKLQLQVEEHSKYLERVIAKQGESLKLLGGLPRFQHASRQAVDHKETYREQTVGVEESHSEKK, from the exons ATGAATCAGTTTGGCAATGGAGAAGTTCCTTGGTACCTTTCATCAGATATTAATGTAGTACCAGCAGTCTCTGAAGTCACAGCTCCTAAGTTTCCAGAGTATAGGACATTCTACATTGAAAAGGATATGTGCGGTAATTCTATCACCTCATACAATACCTTTTGGGCTGCAAATGGTGTCCTCCAGTCAACATCCAACTTCACTTCAGATCCTTGTATTAACAATGGATTACCTACCGGGAAGCTGTCTCCTGAATCACATATCACTGCAATGCATGGTTGTGATACTTCACTGACATCAGTACATTCATCACACAAGGGTAATCCAGGTTATTTAAGGATGTTCTATCCCAAAGTATCTGAAGAGATCAGCTGGGGTGAAAAACCACTCCCGGGAGTATTTGATTATCCAGCGAGCATTGATGTTTCTGATCAACGAAACATTATTGTTAGCCAACAAACCCAGGACATCAATACAGTGGATCATGATACCCACCTTGCACATCAAAACGAGTGGTTCTCATCTGGGAGTTCTGGGCAATTTTTTGAAAATTCAGGATCTGGTGGGTCTGTGCTTATG GCAGTTGACGCAACAAGTACAACACCTTCAAATCATGCATATTTTCATGAGCAGAACAATATATCAAGTCCTTTCAACATGGATGAACTTTCCAGTGACAaatccccttcttcagacactgctccaACCAAGTCAAGGATGCGCTGGACACCTGAGCTCCATGAGCGGTTTGTTGATGCTGTTAACAAGCTTGGTGGAAGTGGAA AAGCAACTCCAAAGGCTGTCCAGAAAGTTATGAAGGTTGAAGGGTTAACTATATACCATGTAAAAAGCCATCTACAG AAGTATCGCACAGTTCGTCATCAATCTGAATCATCTGATG CAGGTACTTCGACGGAGAGAAGCAGCCATATGGATGAAGTTTGCTCTCAAAGCTCGAA AGCCATGGAGGCTTGTGAAGGGCTAAGAATTCAGATTGGCTTGCAGAAGCAACTTCATgaacagcttgag GTCCAGAGAAAGCTACAGCTGCAAGTAGAAGAACACAGCAAGTACCTGGAGAGGGTGATCGCGAAGCAAGGCGAGAGCCTAAAACTGCTCGGGGGACTGCCAAGGTTTCAACATGCAAGCAGACAGGCTGTGGATCACAAAGAAACGTATAGAGAACAAACAGTGGGCGTGGAAGAGAGCCATTCAGAAAAGAAATGA
- the LOC127305389 gene encoding protein PHOSPHATE STARVATION RESPONSE 2 isoform X2 yields the protein MNQFGNGEVPWYLSSDINVVPAVSEVTAPKFPEYRTFYIEKDMCGNSITSYNTFWAANGVLQSTSNFTSDPCINNGLPTGKLSPESHITAMHGCDTSLTSVHSSHKGNPGYLRMFYPKVSEEISWGEKPLPGVFDYPASIDVSDQRNIIVSQQTQDINTVDHDTHLAHQNEWFSSGSSGQFFENSGSGGSVLMAVDATSTTPSNHAYFHEQNNISSPFNMDELSSDKSPSSDTAPTKSRMRWTPELHERFVDAVNKLGGSGKATPKAVQKVMKVEGLTIYHVKSHLQKYRTVRHQSESSDGTSTERSSHMDEVCSQSSKAMEACEGLRIQIGLQKQLHEQLEVQRKLQLQVEEHSKYLERVIAKQGESLKLLGGLPRFQHASRQAVDHKETYREQTVGVEESHSEKK from the exons ATGAATCAGTTTGGCAATGGAGAAGTTCCTTGGTACCTTTCATCAGATATTAATGTAGTACCAGCAGTCTCTGAAGTCACAGCTCCTAAGTTTCCAGAGTATAGGACATTCTACATTGAAAAGGATATGTGCGGTAATTCTATCACCTCATACAATACCTTTTGGGCTGCAAATGGTGTCCTCCAGTCAACATCCAACTTCACTTCAGATCCTTGTATTAACAATGGATTACCTACCGGGAAGCTGTCTCCTGAATCACATATCACTGCAATGCATGGTTGTGATACTTCACTGACATCAGTACATTCATCACACAAGGGTAATCCAGGTTATTTAAGGATGTTCTATCCCAAAGTATCTGAAGAGATCAGCTGGGGTGAAAAACCACTCCCGGGAGTATTTGATTATCCAGCGAGCATTGATGTTTCTGATCAACGAAACATTATTGTTAGCCAACAAACCCAGGACATCAATACAGTGGATCATGATACCCACCTTGCACATCAAAACGAGTGGTTCTCATCTGGGAGTTCTGGGCAATTTTTTGAAAATTCAGGATCTGGTGGGTCTGTGCTTATG GCAGTTGACGCAACAAGTACAACACCTTCAAATCATGCATATTTTCATGAGCAGAACAATATATCAAGTCCTTTCAACATGGATGAACTTTCCAGTGACAaatccccttcttcagacactgctccaACCAAGTCAAGGATGCGCTGGACACCTGAGCTCCATGAGCGGTTTGTTGATGCTGTTAACAAGCTTGGTGGAAGTGGAA AAGCAACTCCAAAGGCTGTCCAGAAAGTTATGAAGGTTGAAGGGTTAACTATATACCATGTAAAAAGCCATCTACAG AAGTATCGCACAGTTCGTCATCAATCTGAATCATCTGATG GTACTTCGACGGAGAGAAGCAGCCATATGGATGAAGTTTGCTCTCAAAGCTCGAA AGCCATGGAGGCTTGTGAAGGGCTAAGAATTCAGATTGGCTTGCAGAAGCAACTTCATgaacagcttgag GTCCAGAGAAAGCTACAGCTGCAAGTAGAAGAACACAGCAAGTACCTGGAGAGGGTGATCGCGAAGCAAGGCGAGAGCCTAAAACTGCTCGGGGGACTGCCAAGGTTTCAACATGCAAGCAGACAGGCTGTGGATCACAAAGAAACGTATAGAGAACAAACAGTGGGCGTGGAAGAGAGCCATTCAGAAAAGAAATGA
- the LOC127305389 gene encoding protein PHOSPHATE STARVATION RESPONSE 1 isoform X3 — protein MIPTLHIKTSGSHLGVLGNFLKIQDLAVDATSTTPSNHAYFHEQNNISSPFNMDELSSDKSPSSDTAPTKSRMRWTPELHERFVDAVNKLGGSGKATPKAVQKVMKVEGLTIYHVKSHLQKYRTVRHQSESSDAGTSTERSSHMDEVCSQSSKAMEACEGLRIQIGLQKQLHEQLEVQRKLQLQVEEHSKYLERVIAKQGESLKLLGGLPRFQHASRQAVDHKETYREQTVGVEESHSEKK, from the exons ATGATACCCACCTTGCACATCAAAACGAGTGGTTCTCATCTGGGAGTTCTGGGCAATTTTTTGAAAATTCAGGATCTG GCAGTTGACGCAACAAGTACAACACCTTCAAATCATGCATATTTTCATGAGCAGAACAATATATCAAGTCCTTTCAACATGGATGAACTTTCCAGTGACAaatccccttcttcagacactgctccaACCAAGTCAAGGATGCGCTGGACACCTGAGCTCCATGAGCGGTTTGTTGATGCTGTTAACAAGCTTGGTGGAAGTGGAA AAGCAACTCCAAAGGCTGTCCAGAAAGTTATGAAGGTTGAAGGGTTAACTATATACCATGTAAAAAGCCATCTACAG AAGTATCGCACAGTTCGTCATCAATCTGAATCATCTGATG CAGGTACTTCGACGGAGAGAAGCAGCCATATGGATGAAGTTTGCTCTCAAAGCTCGAA AGCCATGGAGGCTTGTGAAGGGCTAAGAATTCAGATTGGCTTGCAGAAGCAACTTCATgaacagcttgag GTCCAGAGAAAGCTACAGCTGCAAGTAGAAGAACACAGCAAGTACCTGGAGAGGGTGATCGCGAAGCAAGGCGAGAGCCTAAAACTGCTCGGGGGACTGCCAAGGTTTCAACATGCAAGCAGACAGGCTGTGGATCACAAAGAAACGTATAGAGAACAAACAGTGGGCGTGGAAGAGAGCCATTCAGAAAAGAAATGA
- the LOC127305392 gene encoding uncharacterized protein, protein MAGIACPAYPWPQDASQRGPKVFMQSDCAACHSMLPYAGLREAAAAHGPLVAQAAEIIVAAEEAQPAAVARPLYGRAPDITTVVTKIQDGLRCNLYSTGGAAMCQDLKRKIAPPSSVWMQFAQPYLRPFQAA, encoded by the exons ATGGCCGGGATCGCCTGCCCTGCCTACCCGTGGCCGCAGGACGC GTCTCAGCGCGGGCCCAAGGTGTTCATGCAAAGCGACTGCGCTGCGTGCCACTCCATGCTCCCCTACGCCGGCCTCCGGGAAGCAGCGGCGGCGCACGGCCCCCTGGTAGCTCAGGCGGCCGAGATCATCGTCGCCGCGGAGGAGGCGcagccggcggcggtggcgaggcCCCTCTACGGCCGCGCACCGGACATCACCACTGTCGTCACAAAA ATCCAGGATGGGCTACGGTGCAACCTCTACTCCACCGGCGGCGCCGCCATGTGCCAGGACCTGAAGAGGAAGATTGCCCCGCCGAGCTCCGTCTGGATGCAATTTGCTCAGCCATACCTGAGGCCATTCCAGGCAGCTTGA
- the LOC127309185 gene encoding uncharacterized protein has translation MGRQPAGIGIGMDDVERHARHGDPEIRDKKSKCKADCFICCIVGIIVVVSTCVLLWLVLHHLDAHYSVAIDAVSGLDPIPTRGLSFNLTLGVRSSSYGAEACIQPGTYVEVSYGGVQLAESAAETRRLCAMPRKSVEHRVVARVTGVPVGQVLDSIAAEMKRGPAVFDVTLHLPAGSYGVMPPYGGENWATECGGRQVGSAASWCPSPNQNPMFA, from the coding sequence ATGGGGAGGCAGCCGGCCGGGATCGGGATCGGGATGGACGACGTGGAGAGGCATGCACGCCATGGAGACCCTGAGATCCGGGACAAGAAGAGCAAGTGCAAGGCAGACTGCTTCATCTGCTGCATCGTCGGTATCATTGTCGTCGTCTCCACGTGCGTGCTTCTCTGGCTCGTGCTCCACCACCTCGACGCGCATTACAGCGTCGCGATAGACGCCGTCTCCGGCCTCGACCCGATTCCGACGAGGGGCCTCTCCTTCAACCTCACGCTCGGCGTCCGCTCGAGCAGCTACGGGGCTGAGGCGTGCATCCAGCCCGGGACGTACGTAGAGGTCTCCTACGGCGGCGTCCAGCTCGCCGAGAGCGCGGCCGAGACGAGGCGGCTTTGCGCGATGCCGAGGAAGTCCGTTGAGCACCGCGTCGTCGCGAGGGTCACCGGCGTGCCCGTGGGCCAAGTGCTCGACAGCATCGCGGCGGAGATGAAGCGTGGGCCGGCGGTGTTCGACGTCACATTGCACCTCCCGGCAGGGTCGTATGGCGTCATGCCGCCTTATGGTGGAGAGAACTGGGCGACGGAGTGCGGTGGCAGGCAGGTTGGCTCCGCCGCCTCGTGGTGCCCCTCCCCCAACCAGAATCCTATGTTTGCATAG